The following are encoded in a window of Pirellulales bacterium genomic DNA:
- a CDS encoding alpha/beta hydrolase, producing MTAQGDDWQHEFVSTGDVRLHVVLAGPPSGPPVILLHGFPEFWYSWRHQIDDLARAGYRVVAPDQRGYNLSDKPARVRDYTVETLATDVFNLADALGLQRPALVGHDWGAAVTWWAALRHPQRLSKIAILNVPHPIVMARALRKSWAQLRKSWYVFFFQLPWLPERGLTRAEGRAMARGIQKTGRAGAFTVDDLPRYREAWLQPGAATGMINWYRAAVRYPLPRLESMRVSIPTLIIWGAQDQFLGRDMAQASVELCDAGELRMIEEATHWVQHEESARINPWLIDYLRP from the coding sequence GTGACCGCGCAGGGCGATGATTGGCAGCACGAGTTTGTCTCGACCGGCGACGTGCGGTTGCACGTCGTCCTGGCCGGTCCACCGTCGGGACCGCCCGTCATCTTGCTACATGGCTTCCCCGAGTTCTGGTACTCCTGGCGGCACCAGATCGACGACTTGGCGCGGGCCGGTTATCGAGTCGTCGCGCCCGACCAGCGCGGTTACAACCTGAGCGACAAGCCCGCGCGGGTGCGCGATTACACCGTCGAGACGCTGGCCACGGACGTCTTCAACCTGGCCGATGCCCTGGGCTTGCAGCGGCCGGCGCTCGTGGGGCACGACTGGGGGGCGGCGGTCACCTGGTGGGCGGCGCTGCGGCATCCTCAGCGCCTGAGCAAAATCGCGATCCTGAACGTGCCGCACCCGATCGTCATGGCGCGGGCGCTGCGTAAGAGTTGGGCGCAGTTGCGCAAGAGCTGGTACGTGTTTTTCTTTCAGCTCCCCTGGTTGCCCGAGCGCGGCTTGACGCGCGCCGAGGGCCGGGCGATGGCCCGCGGCATCCAGAAGACGGGCCGCGCGGGGGCCTTCACCGTCGACGACCTGCCGCGCTATCGCGAGGCCTGGCTGCAGCCGGGCGCAGCGACCGGCATGATCAACTGGTACCGCGCTGCGGTGCGCTATCCCCTGCCCCGGCTCGAGTCGATGCGCGTCAGCATACCGACGCTGATCATCTGGGGGGCACAGGACCAATTCCTGGGCCGCGACATGGCCCAAGCGAGCGTCGAGCTGTGCGATGCGGGCGAGCTGCGCATGATCGAGGAAGCGACGCATTGGGTGCAGCACGAGGAATCCGCGCGGATCAATCCTTGGCTGATCGACTACTTGCGTCCCTGA